From a region of the Mycobacteroides saopaulense genome:
- a CDS encoding ferritin, protein MTATDTPKTKFNALLHDQIGHEFTASQQYIAIAAYFDDADLPQLASHFYKQAVEERNHAMMIVRYLIDRRVSVEIPPVGAVTNGFTSPREPLALALAQEQTVTDQVTELARTARDEGDYIGEQFMQWFLKEQVEEVALMDTLLTVAERAGDNYFDLEEFVAREISVVSSDPTAPPAAGGSL, encoded by the coding sequence ATGACCGCGACCGACACTCCCAAAACGAAATTCAATGCGCTTCTCCATGACCAGATCGGCCACGAGTTCACCGCGTCGCAGCAATACATCGCAATTGCCGCGTATTTCGATGACGCCGACCTTCCTCAACTCGCCTCGCATTTCTACAAGCAGGCGGTCGAGGAACGCAATCACGCCATGATGATCGTCCGGTACCTGATTGACCGACGCGTATCCGTCGAGATCCCTCCGGTCGGCGCAGTGACCAACGGGTTCACGTCGCCCCGCGAGCCACTGGCGCTGGCACTGGCCCAGGAACAGACGGTCACCGACCAGGTCACCGAGCTGGCGCGTACCGCCCGCGACGAGGGCGACTACATCGGCGAGCAGTTCATGCAGTGGTTCCTCAAGGAACAGGTCGAAGAGGTCGCCCTCATGGACACGCTGCTCACCGTCGCGGAGCGCGCCGGTGACAACTACTTCGACCTCGAAGAGTTCGTGGCACGGGAAATCTCCGTCGTATCCAGCGACCCCACCGCACCACCAGCCGCCGGCGGCTCACTCTAA
- a CDS encoding secretion protein EspR has protein sequence MSTTFTARLNRLFDTVYPPGRGPHTSAEVIAALRSEGITMSAPYLSQLRSGNRTNPSSATMKALANFFRIKPAYFTDDEYYEKLDQELTWLANMRDEGVRRIAARTVGLSVEAQDRITQTVDEYRRKEGLDS, from the coding sequence ATGAGCACCACGTTCACCGCACGTCTGAATCGGTTGTTCGACACCGTGTATCCGCCCGGCCGCGGCCCCCACACCTCTGCCGAGGTGATTGCGGCTCTGCGCTCCGAGGGCATCACGATGTCCGCACCGTACCTGTCGCAGCTGCGGTCGGGTAACCGGACCAACCCCTCGTCGGCGACCATGAAGGCGCTCGCGAACTTCTTCCGGATCAAGCCCGCGTACTTCACCGATGACGAGTACTACGAGAAGCTCGATCAGGAGCTGACCTGGCTGGCGAACATGCGTGACGAAGGCGTCCGCCGGATCGCGGCCCGCACCGTCGGCCTGTCTGTCGAGGCGCAGGATCGCATCACGCAGACCGTCGACGAATACCGTCGCAAAGAGGGTCTCGACAGCTAG
- a CDS encoding YcnI family copper-binding membrane protein: protein MRMFVRLVAASTASAAALLAFAIPAFAHVRVTTDNTARGGYATLEFSVPNESATKALTTGLTVQLPDVGSASTELLPGWTSTLDRDAAKGTVRSVTWKAAAGNGIGPDQFALFRVRVKLPDTESVSFPATQTYADGQVVRWDQQAQPGGAEPEHPAPVLDLTQGQANHDGHSAHAPQVSAVHESGTGAAHADKTARWFGGIGLILGAVALVLAVTNRRRQQ, encoded by the coding sequence ATGCGCATGTTCGTCCGGCTGGTCGCGGCATCGACCGCATCGGCCGCCGCCCTGTTGGCTTTTGCCATTCCTGCTTTCGCCCATGTGCGCGTGACCACGGACAACACCGCTCGCGGCGGCTACGCGACGCTGGAGTTCTCGGTCCCCAACGAGTCTGCGACCAAGGCGCTCACCACCGGGCTGACCGTTCAGCTTCCGGATGTCGGCTCGGCCAGCACCGAGCTGCTGCCCGGCTGGACCAGCACTCTGGATCGGGACGCAGCCAAGGGCACGGTCAGGTCGGTGACGTGGAAGGCCGCTGCCGGCAACGGGATCGGCCCCGACCAGTTCGCTTTGTTCCGAGTGCGCGTCAAGCTCCCCGATACCGAATCGGTGAGCTTCCCCGCGACCCAGACGTATGCCGACGGTCAGGTCGTCAGGTGGGACCAGCAGGCACAGCCGGGCGGTGCAGAGCCAGAGCACCCCGCACCCGTACTGGACCTGACACAGGGCCAGGCAAACCACGACGGGCACTCGGCGCACGCACCCCAGGTGTCCGCTGTCCACGAATCCGGGACGGGCGCGGCCCATGCCGACAAGACCGCCCGCTGGTTCGGCGGAATCGGATTGATCCTCGGCGCCGTCGCCCTGGTCCTTGCTGTGACGAATCGCCGGAGGCAACAGTGA
- a CDS encoding glycerophosphodiester phosphodiesterase produces MTESSEPGDDAPQPAQGVDDIDGRGERHPFVVAHRGASADRPEHTLAAYELALEEGADGVECDVRLTRDGQLVCVHDRRVDRTSNGTGLVSELTLSQLRALDFGGWHPGGAEAGSGTGLLTLEELVSLVLDWNRPVKLFIETKHPVRYGSLVENKVLALLHRFGIAAPASADMSRAVVMSFSAAAVWRIRRAAPMLPTVLLGETSRYLGGSAATTVGATAVGPSIATLREHPELVDRAAAQGRATYCWTVDHYEDVEFCRSIGVAWIATNHPGRTKSWLQRGLTGTTL; encoded by the coding sequence GTGACCGAGTCGTCGGAGCCTGGTGATGACGCCCCTCAGCCCGCCCAAGGAGTCGACGATATAGACGGCAGAGGCGAGCGCCATCCGTTCGTCGTCGCGCATCGGGGTGCGTCGGCGGACCGGCCCGAGCACACCCTGGCGGCCTACGAGCTCGCTCTCGAGGAGGGGGCTGACGGGGTGGAGTGCGATGTCCGCCTGACCAGAGACGGACAACTGGTCTGCGTGCACGACCGCAGGGTGGATCGCACCTCGAACGGGACCGGGTTGGTCAGCGAACTGACTTTGAGCCAGCTGCGGGCGCTGGATTTCGGCGGATGGCATCCCGGTGGCGCGGAGGCCGGCTCGGGAACCGGGCTACTGACACTGGAGGAACTGGTCTCGCTCGTCCTGGACTGGAATCGCCCGGTGAAACTGTTCATCGAAACCAAGCACCCGGTCCGCTACGGATCCCTGGTGGAGAACAAGGTGCTCGCACTGCTGCACCGATTCGGAATCGCGGCACCTGCCTCGGCCGATATGTCGCGTGCGGTTGTCATGTCGTTCTCGGCCGCCGCGGTGTGGCGCATCCGCCGGGCGGCTCCCATGCTGCCGACCGTCCTGTTGGGAGAAACGTCCCGATACCTCGGGGGCAGCGCGGCGACTACCGTGGGCGCCACGGCGGTGGGGCCCTCCATCGCGACCCTTCGCGAGCACCCGGAATTGGTCGACAGGGCGGCTGCGCAGGGGCGGGCGACCTACTGCTGGACCGTGGACCATTACGAGGATGTCGAGTTCTGCCGGAGTATCGGCGTCGCGTGGATCGCCACGAACCATCCCGGACGAACCAAGTCCTGGTTACAGCGGGGCCTGACCGGCACCACCTTGTGA
- a CDS encoding LCP family protein gives MRRAFLLATTLVLLGFCTIVGTALWIDGRLHRVDALTEYPERPSPGSGTNWLLVGSDSRQALSPEQEAELATGGDTGGDTGDGRTDTILLVHIPAFYDGGTATMLSLPRDSYVPIPGYGHDKINAAFTLGGPALLTQTVEQATGLRIDHYAEIGFGGFASVVDAVGGVSVCLDEPIDDPLAGINLPPECQTLNGPSALGYVRSRATPRADLDRMTHQRAFMAALFHRVTSPAVWANPFRWYPLSTSTADAITIAQSDHSWNLAQLGWALSGSVQNLTMPIGSFSSNWAGDVVTWDEDASARLFDALRTGQQVPADLLPDSATPTP, from the coding sequence ATACGACGCGCCTTCCTTCTAGCGACGACCCTTGTCCTCCTCGGCTTCTGCACCATCGTCGGCACGGCGCTGTGGATCGATGGGCGGTTGCACCGCGTGGACGCGCTCACCGAGTATCCGGAGCGTCCATCACCCGGAAGCGGAACGAACTGGCTCCTGGTCGGTTCTGATAGCCGTCAGGCACTCAGCCCGGAACAGGAAGCCGAACTCGCCACCGGCGGAGACACCGGCGGAGACACCGGCGACGGCCGCACTGACACCATCCTGCTGGTACACATCCCCGCGTTCTACGACGGCGGAACTGCCACCATGCTGTCGCTGCCCCGCGACTCATACGTTCCCATTCCCGGATACGGCCACGACAAGATCAATGCCGCTTTCACACTGGGGGGACCGGCACTACTCACCCAAACCGTCGAACAGGCGACCGGACTGCGGATCGACCACTATGCGGAAATCGGATTCGGCGGATTCGCCTCGGTGGTCGACGCCGTCGGCGGCGTCTCGGTCTGTCTGGACGAGCCCATCGACGATCCGCTGGCGGGGATCAATCTTCCACCCGAGTGTCAAACACTCAACGGGCCCAGCGCACTTGGATACGTGCGCAGTCGCGCTACGCCGCGTGCCGATCTAGACCGCATGACACATCAGCGGGCATTCATGGCCGCACTGTTCCATCGGGTAACCAGTCCTGCGGTATGGGCCAACCCGTTCCGGTGGTATCCGCTCTCCACGTCGACCGCAGACGCCATCACCATCGCCCAGAGCGACCACAGCTGGAACCTGGCCCAATTAGGCTGGGCCCTATCGGGTTCCGTACAGAATCTGACGATGCCCATCGGTTCGTTCTCGTCGAATTGGGCGGGCGACGTCGTCACTTGGGACGAGGACGCCTCGGCGCGCCTTTTCGACGCCTTACGCACCGGCCAGCAGGTTCCTGCAGACCTCTTGCCGGACTCGGCCACACCGACCCCTTGA
- a CDS encoding DUF6474 family protein translates to MGFLTSRKSRSTKRAEARALKAKAKLEARLAARNDRRRLHIQARSESAARRDARKTELATLKAQRLIAQDQLKAVREGKLLSPTRIKRTLTVVRLLAPVLLPLLYKAAIAVRGVLDQRRADRLGIPLAELGQYSGFGAELSARIAGAEQSIQAVLDRAPKDAETKKFASTVRARLEELGTAVGASEHMPPTRRRAAHAAIARELDGIDADLLARLGVR, encoded by the coding sequence ATGGGTTTTCTCACCAGCCGCAAGAGCCGCTCGACAAAACGCGCTGAGGCGCGCGCTCTGAAGGCGAAGGCCAAGCTCGAGGCCCGATTGGCGGCACGCAACGACCGGCGGCGGCTACACATCCAGGCGCGGTCCGAATCCGCTGCCCGCCGTGACGCGCGCAAGACCGAGCTGGCGACATTGAAGGCACAGCGGCTGATCGCCCAGGACCAGCTCAAGGCGGTGCGCGAGGGCAAGCTGCTCTCGCCCACACGTATCAAGCGCACGTTGACGGTGGTGCGGCTCCTCGCCCCCGTGCTGCTCCCACTGCTGTACAAAGCAGCGATCGCGGTCCGCGGGGTACTGGATCAGCGCCGCGCCGATCGCCTCGGCATACCGCTTGCCGAACTCGGCCAGTACTCCGGATTCGGCGCGGAGCTCTCGGCCCGTATCGCCGGTGCCGAGCAGTCGATCCAGGCCGTGCTGGACAGGGCACCCAAGGATGCCGAAACCAAGAAGTTCGCCTCGACCGTCCGGGCCCGGCTCGAGGAGCTGGGCACTGCCGTCGGGGCCTCCGAGCACATGCCGCCGACCCGTCGTCGTGCGGCGCATGCCGCCATCGCCCGCGAGCTCGACGGCATCGACGCGGATCTGCTCGCACGACTCGGAGTGAGGTAA
- a CDS encoding ferritin — MATTDLHARASSPFLELLRDQIRNEFTASQQYIAIAVYYDDADLPQLAKRFYAQAVEERNHAMMIIRYLIDKNVAVSIPGVEAVINEFSDARAPIALALEQEKRVTDQVTELARAARSSGDYYGEQFMQWFLKEQVEEVALMDTLLTVADRADHDLFDLENFVARELARPVSPDATAPPAAGGAL, encoded by the coding sequence GTGGCTACCACCGATCTCCACGCACGCGCATCCTCACCGTTCCTAGAGCTCTTGCGCGATCAGATCCGAAATGAGTTCACCGCGTCCCAGCAGTACATCGCGATCGCGGTCTACTACGACGACGCGGATCTGCCGCAACTCGCCAAACGCTTCTACGCGCAGGCGGTCGAGGAGCGCAATCACGCGATGATGATCATCCGGTATCTCATCGACAAGAACGTCGCGGTCAGCATCCCGGGTGTCGAGGCCGTCATCAACGAGTTCAGCGATGCGCGCGCACCCATTGCCCTCGCACTCGAACAGGAGAAGCGGGTCACCGATCAGGTCACCGAGCTCGCACGCGCGGCACGGTCGTCGGGCGACTACTACGGCGAGCAGTTCATGCAGTGGTTCCTCAAGGAACAGGTCGAAGAGGTCGCCCTCATGGACACGCTGCTCACCGTCGCCGACCGCGCCGATCACGATCTGTTCGACCTGGAGAACTTCGTGGCGCGCGAGCTCGCCCGCCCCGTCAGCCCGGATGCGACGGCGCCCCCGGCTGCCGGTGGGGCTCTTTAG
- a CDS encoding superoxide dismutase, with protein MAEYTLPDLDYDYGALEPHISGQINELHHSKHHAAYVAGVNSAVAKLEEAREKGDHAAIFLNEKNLAFHLGGHVNHSIWWKNLSPNGGDKPTGDLAAAIDDQFGSFDKFQAQFTAAANGLQGSGWAVLGYDSLGQKLLTFQLYDQQANVPLGIIPLLQVDMWEHAFYLQYKNVKADYVKAFWNVVNWADVQDRYTAATTKTSGLIFG; from the coding sequence GTGGCTGAGTACACACTGCCCGATTTGGACTACGACTATGGAGCGCTGGAGCCCCACATCTCGGGACAGATCAACGAGCTGCACCACAGTAAGCACCACGCGGCCTACGTGGCGGGCGTCAACTCCGCTGTGGCCAAGCTGGAAGAGGCTCGAGAGAAGGGCGACCACGCCGCGATCTTCCTCAACGAGAAGAACCTGGCGTTCCACCTCGGCGGCCACGTGAACCACTCGATCTGGTGGAAGAACCTGTCCCCCAACGGCGGCGACAAGCCCACCGGCGATCTGGCTGCTGCCATCGACGACCAGTTCGGCTCGTTCGACAAGTTCCAAGCCCAGTTCACCGCCGCCGCCAACGGCCTGCAGGGATCGGGCTGGGCCGTGCTCGGCTACGACAGCCTCGGACAGAAGCTGCTGACCTTCCAGCTGTACGACCAGCAGGCCAATGTCCCGCTGGGCATCATCCCGCTGCTTCAGGTGGATATGTGGGAGCACGCCTTCTACCTGCAGTACAAGAACGTCAAGGCGGACTACGTCAAGGCGTTCTGGAACGTGGTCAACTGGGCCGACGTGCAGGACCGCTACACCGCGGCCACGACGAAGACCTCGGGTCTGATCTTCGGCTGA
- a CDS encoding rhodanese-like domain-containing protein, protein MSFPSGDEVPQVGVDEIAAALDLGVKLLDVREDDEWAAGHIDGAQHIPLGDVPSRMDELDPDAPLWVICHAGGRSQRAAAYLNRNGFEVSNVSGGMLAWVQAGKPTVS, encoded by the coding sequence ATGAGCTTCCCTTCGGGCGACGAAGTTCCACAAGTCGGCGTCGACGAGATCGCGGCTGCGCTGGATCTTGGTGTCAAGTTGCTTGACGTTCGTGAGGACGACGAGTGGGCGGCCGGGCATATCGACGGCGCGCAACATATACCGCTGGGCGACGTGCCCTCCCGGATGGACGAACTCGATCCGGATGCGCCGCTGTGGGTGATCTGCCATGCGGGCGGGCGATCACAGCGTGCCGCCGCGTATCTGAACCGCAACGGTTTCGAGGTCAGCAACGTCTCGGGCGGCATGCTGGCCTGGGTACAGGCAGGTAAGCCCACCGTCAGCTGA
- a CDS encoding DUF4328 domain-containing protein yields the protein MTAPPRPTAPMPRPPAGAPPSGGKYWVPPTQQGSVATPGGRPAARPTRLPAGYRWIAVRPGSPPTPTRRKRPLGPTPHYGYIPRWGLVDHIEPAGSSRQGIAGGSVPSRVLERLLLATIITLAIVSCAHFLRYALMVYNRGALIPRFVASTSNGLVLVSVALAFAVLVATAWFLTDWMIARRAETYRDLGFDDPRGRWEIRVGCLLPIINIVGIPLLLLELAKIENRWYRQYRNILWWSILWGVTWLLVLVTWVVRDSATVQGIADNALFTAIDYAIAAVAAWSLRRVYDGFTAPEGHHRSVRWLAVESPQGPVPIEADRPDVPATRDDNSGAAVEPVGQEPAALERDRVVGAW from the coding sequence ATGACGGCCCCGCCGCGTCCGACCGCACCGATGCCGCGACCACCTGCCGGGGCACCGCCGTCAGGGGGCAAGTACTGGGTTCCGCCCACTCAACAGGGTTCTGTGGCAACGCCCGGAGGGCGTCCTGCCGCCCGTCCCACACGGCTTCCCGCGGGATACCGATGGATTGCCGTGCGTCCGGGATCGCCCCCGACGCCGACCCGCCGAAAGCGTCCGCTGGGGCCGACACCGCACTACGGGTACATCCCGCGCTGGGGTCTGGTCGACCACATCGAGCCGGCGGGATCCTCGCGCCAAGGAATAGCCGGGGGATCTGTCCCCAGCCGGGTGCTCGAAAGGCTCCTGCTGGCCACAATCATCACCCTGGCAATCGTTTCGTGTGCCCATTTTCTTCGATATGCGTTGATGGTGTACAACCGCGGAGCGCTGATCCCGAGATTTGTCGCCAGCACGTCGAACGGGCTAGTGCTCGTCAGCGTGGCGCTCGCCTTCGCGGTGCTGGTGGCCACCGCATGGTTCCTCACCGACTGGATGATCGCGCGACGCGCTGAAACATACCGTGACCTGGGATTCGACGACCCTCGCGGGCGGTGGGAGATCCGTGTGGGTTGCCTGCTCCCGATCATCAACATCGTGGGCATCCCGCTGCTGCTCCTGGAGCTCGCCAAGATCGAGAACCGCTGGTATCGGCAGTACCGAAACATCCTGTGGTGGTCGATCCTCTGGGGCGTGACGTGGTTGTTGGTCCTGGTGACCTGGGTGGTGCGCGATTCGGCGACGGTCCAGGGCATCGCCGACAACGCGCTGTTCACCGCCATCGACTACGCGATTGCGGCGGTCGCGGCCTGGTCGCTCCGAAGGGTCTACGACGGCTTCACCGCGCCCGAAGGACACCACCGGTCCGTGCGCTGGCTGGCGGTGGAATCCCCGCAGGGACCGGTACCGATCGAGGCAGATCGCCCGGATGTGCCGGCGACACGCGACGACAATTCTGGCGCTGCGGTTGAACCAGTGGGCCAGGAACCGGCAGCATTGGAGCGTGACCGAGTCGTCGGAGCCTGGTGA
- a CDS encoding SAM-dependent methyltransferase, producing the protein MFRGRQIQLTLTASRAVESERTEPLFIDVFAERLVLASEDPYALALLDMHRADPPTDTAAQRAIFIARCRAVMTRHYDDSLLAAAQSGATQVVLLAGGLDTRAYRLDWPEGTTVFEIDYPELLEFKSTVLKTAGAIPRTTRRQVGTFLSGPWQSDLTAAGFDPDLPTAWLAEALISHLPGPSHDALFERIIEMSALGSTIATDTDGISPSGQSWADVRDALAAEAFNATELTRGYAERTRSSEWLSGHGWLAQTTTGRELADRYGLQSNDALAPYVDEFDARRFLTATLPISYLH; encoded by the coding sequence TTGTTCCGCGGTAGGCAAATCCAACTGACACTGACCGCGTCGCGTGCCGTCGAGTCCGAACGCACCGAGCCGCTGTTCATCGACGTCTTCGCCGAGCGCTTGGTGCTCGCCTCCGAGGACCCCTATGCACTCGCACTGCTGGACATGCACCGCGCAGATCCTCCGACCGACACCGCGGCCCAGCGCGCCATCTTCATCGCCCGGTGCCGGGCCGTGATGACACGGCACTATGACGACTCCCTGCTCGCGGCGGCCCAATCCGGCGCCACCCAGGTGGTGCTCTTGGCCGGCGGACTGGACACACGCGCCTACCGGCTGGACTGGCCGGAGGGCACCACCGTCTTCGAGATCGACTACCCGGAGCTGCTCGAATTCAAGAGCACGGTCCTGAAGACCGCCGGTGCGATACCGCGCACCACCCGCCGACAGGTCGGCACGTTCCTCAGCGGGCCCTGGCAGTCCGATCTGACGGCGGCCGGCTTCGACCCCGACCTGCCGACCGCGTGGCTGGCCGAGGCACTCATCTCCCATCTGCCCGGACCGAGCCATGACGCCCTGTTCGAGCGGATCATCGAAATGTCGGCACTGGGCAGCACGATCGCCACGGACACCGACGGGATCTCACCCTCGGGCCAATCCTGGGCGGACGTTCGGGACGCACTGGCCGCCGAGGCGTTCAATGCCACAGAACTCACGCGCGGTTACGCCGAGCGAACAAGATCCAGCGAGTGGCTATCGGGTCACGGTTGGCTGGCGCAGACCACCACGGGTCGGGAACTGGCGGACCGCTACGGTTTGCAGTCGAACGACGCCCTGGCTCCCTACGTCGACGAATTCGATGCCCGCAGATTCCTCACCGCGACACTGCCGATCAGCTATCTGCACTGA
- the msrA gene encoding peptide-methionine (S)-S-oxide reductase MsrA, whose product MASWVDNVRDQILGRLEDGFTPGKSAIVDEGAALPGRATPIRISGTHFVNGHTIVPPFPEGLEVAVFGEGCFWGAERGFWKLPGVYSTAVGYAGGYTPNPTYEEVCSGRTGHAEVVLVAFDPRDVTYEQLLVQFWESHDPTQGMRQGNDRGTQYRSAIYTTGKGQAAQAADSAARYASALADAGYGAVTTEIAPLDGPLGHGSRRFFYAEDYHQQYLAKNPNGYCGLGGTSVSCPIGLDVTPGDPAQA is encoded by the coding sequence ATGGCTTCTTGGGTAGATAACGTTCGCGATCAGATCCTGGGACGACTCGAAGACGGGTTTACGCCGGGAAAGTCGGCAATCGTCGACGAGGGTGCGGCCCTGCCCGGACGTGCCACCCCGATTCGGATATCCGGCACGCACTTCGTCAACGGCCACACCATCGTGCCGCCCTTCCCAGAAGGGCTCGAGGTCGCAGTCTTCGGCGAAGGGTGCTTCTGGGGTGCCGAGCGCGGATTCTGGAAGCTGCCGGGGGTCTATTCGACCGCGGTGGGGTACGCCGGGGGCTACACGCCCAATCCCACGTATGAAGAGGTGTGCTCCGGGCGGACCGGTCATGCCGAGGTCGTCCTGGTGGCGTTCGACCCCCGTGACGTGACCTACGAGCAGCTGCTGGTGCAGTTCTGGGAGAGTCACGACCCAACTCAGGGCATGCGGCAGGGTAACGATCGCGGGACCCAGTACCGCTCGGCCATTTACACAACCGGTAAGGGACAGGCCGCGCAGGCGGCTGACAGCGCGGCGCGGTATGCGTCCGCGCTGGCCGACGCCGGCTACGGGGCGGTCACCACGGAGATCGCCCCGCTGGACGGGCCTCTCGGGCATGGGTCGCGGCGCTTCTTCTATGCCGAGGACTATCACCAGCAGTACCTGGCCAAGAACCCGAACGGATACTGCGGACTCGGTGGCACTTCGGTCTCCTGCCCCATCGGTCTGGATGTGACACCCGGCGATCCAGCACAGGCGTGA
- a CDS encoding M48 family metalloprotease, giving the protein MGAGRRVTDAVNAVLDLAPRKGEVTLTGLVEAVGRDRDRSIEIISADLPPGVCGQWRQYENEDIFIIQRGLPTWDRTLAHELGHVVLRHEGISVVEMARDEAEFASDDLIAYMLSQRTGCMGAAGMEAEQEAEDFAALLLYRLGRLPSDRASIVQVRLGEAFG; this is encoded by the coding sequence ATGGGCGCAGGCCGTCGTGTGACCGATGCCGTCAATGCCGTCCTCGACCTGGCCCCGCGTAAGGGTGAGGTGACGTTGACCGGCCTCGTCGAGGCCGTCGGCCGCGATCGGGATCGGTCCATCGAGATCATCTCTGCGGATCTGCCGCCCGGTGTGTGCGGTCAATGGCGTCAATACGAGAACGAAGACATCTTCATCATCCAGCGCGGCCTGCCCACCTGGGATCGCACTCTCGCCCACGAACTGGGCCACGTGGTGCTGCGCCACGAGGGTATCTCGGTGGTCGAAATGGCCAGGGACGAAGCCGAATTCGCCAGCGATGACCTCATCGCGTACATGCTCTCCCAGCGCACCGGTTGCATGGGTGCCGCCGGGATGGAGGCAGAACAAGAGGCAGAGGACTTTGCCGCGCTGCTGCTGTACCGGCTCGGCCGGCTGCCGTCCGATCGCGCATCCATTGTCCAGGTGAGGCTCGGGGAGGCCTTTGGGTGA